The Caretta caretta isolate rCarCar2 chromosome 5, rCarCar1.hap1, whole genome shotgun sequence genome contains a region encoding:
- the LOC142072250 gene encoding uncharacterized protein LOC142072250 has translation MQSSSAQVTMMESQNRKRAPAWTEREVRDLIAVWGEESVLSELRSSFRNAKTFVKISQGMKDRGHNRDPKQCRVKLKELRQAYQKTREANSRSGSEPQTCRFYDELHAILGGSATTTPAVLFDSFNGDGGNTEVGFGDEEDDEEEVVDSSQQASGETGFPDSQELFLTLDLEPVPPEPTQGCLLDSAGGEGTSAACVSMITGSSPSQRLVKLRKKKNRTRDEMFSELMLSSHTDRAQTNAWRQIMSECRKAQNDWEERWRAEESKWRAEDRAEAQRWRQRDERRQDSMLRLLQDQTSMLQCMVELQQRQLEHRLPLQPLCNQPPSSPSSIASTPRRPRTRWGGLRPTSHSTTEDCPKKRRLSFNKF, from the exons atgcagagctcatcagcacaggtgaccatgatggagtcccagaatcgcaaaagagctccagcatggaccgaacgggaggtacgggatctgatcgctgtttggggagaggaatccgtgctatcagaactccgttccagttttcgaaatgccaaaacctttgtcaaaatctcccagggcatgaaggacagaggccataacagggacccgaagcagtgccgcgtgaaactgaaggagctgaggcaagcctaccagaaaaccagagaggcgaacagccgctctgggtcagagccccaaacatgccgcttctatgatgagctgcatgccattttagggggttcagccaccactaccccagccgtgttgtttgactccttcaatggagatggaggcaatacggaagtaggttttggggacgaagaagatgatgaggaggaggttgtagatagctcacagcaagcaagcggagaaaccggttttcccgacagccaggaactgtttctcaccctagacctggagccagtaccccccgaacccacccaaggctgcctcctggactcagcaggcggagaagggacctctg ctgcatgtgtttcaatgatcacaggatcttctccttcccagaggctagtgaagcttagaaagaaaaaaaaccgcactcgcgatgaaatgttctccgagctcatgctgtcctcccacactgacagagcacagacgaatgcgtggaggcaaataatgtcagagtgcaggaaagcacaaaatgactgggaggagaggtggagggctgaagagagtaagtggcgggctgaagacagggctgaagctcaaaggtggcggcagcgtgatgagaggaggcaggattcaatgctgaggctgctgcaggaccaaaccagtatgctccagtgtatggttgagctgcagcaaaggcagctggagcacagactgccactgcagcccctctgtaaccaaccgccctcctccccaagttccatagcctccacacccagacgcccaagaacgcggtgggggggcctccggccaaccagccactccaccacagaggattgcccaaaaaaaagaaggctgtcattcaataaattttaa